Proteins from a single region of Artemia franciscana chromosome 2, ASM3288406v1, whole genome shotgun sequence:
- the LOC136042955 gene encoding uncharacterized protein LOC136042955: MFEEPDWPGADSLSSLNASAISVEKNDDSSSKKAKKVKNKTNRTPIVIPEEPGNEETMKNSTRKKKKVQNLKKEFVVNENKNEQNECLDHHQGKSNKDLKINKNRYHKNFETKLFDSSVSEFSGSNNKEIVPVEEKNYKADNLTDNSKSSLFQNPNNKGKKRKMKKIENISDKIAMNKGIQDYSVVENDAAYSENKSLEPDSLDGNSSASIQNVIEESKRNKRKKRNRKNGDKVVADKGVEENSASFEGVEPELMPPESKRAKNAGSSYGDILRGKLVSSRFRYLNEYLYTSTSEDALKKFRQDPESFDVYHKGFQLQVAKWPTNPMNIIMKYIQKLPKGDIADFGSGDAQIAKSLPDRKVYSFDLVAHNDLVTACDMAHVPLKNATVDLAIFCLSLMGTNLSDFIMEANRVLKVGGFLLLAEVTSRCNDIDGFLRALEKFGFKLLKKNVENTHFFFAAFKKVSSTGNKAKLPKIYLKPCFYKKR; this comes from the coding sequence CAGTTTAAGTTCTTTGAATGCAAGTGCCATCTCCGTTGAGAAAAATGATGATAGCAGTAGTAAAAAGGCAAAGAAAGTgaagaataaaacaaacagaactcCAATTGTCATCCCAGAGGAACCAGGAAACgaagaaactatgaaaaacagcaccagaaaaaagaagaaagtccagaatttgaaaaaggaatttgtggtgaatgaaaacaaaaatgaacaaaatgaatgtcTAGATCATCATCAAGGCAAAAgcaataaagatttaaaaataaataaaaatagataccataaaaattttgaaacaaagctTTTTGACAGTAGTGTAAGCGAATTCAGTGGTAGTAACAACAAGGAAATTGTCCCTGTTGAGGAGAAAAACTACAAGGCCGACAATTTAACTGACAATAGTAAGTCATCTTTGTTTCAAAATCCCaataataaaggtaaaaaaaggaaaatgaaaaaaatagaaaatattagtGACAAAATAGCAATGAATAAAGGAATACAAGACTATTCTGTTGTGGAAAATGATGCTGCATATTCTGAAAACAAATCACTGGAGCCCGACAGTTTAGATGGTAATAGTTCAGCCTCTATTCAAAATGTTATtgaagaaagtaaaagaaataaaaggaagaaaaggaaCAGGAAAAACGGTGACAAAGTTGTTGCTGATAAAGGAGTAGAAGAAAACTCTGCAAGTTTTGAAGGAGTAGAACCCGAGTTGATGCCTCCTGAGTCAAAGCGAGCTAAAAATGCTGGTTCCAGCTATGGTGATATTTTGAGAGGAAAGCTGGTATCGTCCCGGTTTAGatatttaaatgaatatttatacACTTCTACAAGTGAAgatgcattaaaaaaatttaggcaAGATCCTGAATCCTTCGATGTGTACCATAAAGGATTTCAACTTCAAGTTGCCAAGTGGCCAACAAATCCCATGAATATAATTatgaaatatatacaaaaacttCCAAAAGGGGATATTGCTGATTTTGGCTCTGGAGATGCCCAAATTGCCAAATCGCTACCCGACAGAAAAGTTTACTCCTTTGATCTAGTTGCTCACAATGACCTTGTCACAGCTTGTGATATGGCTCATGTTCCATTAAAAAATGCCACTGTTGACTTGGCAATATTCTGTTTATCCTTAATGGGTACTAATCTTAGTGATTTCATTATGGAAGCGAATCGTGTTTTGAAAGTTGGGGGGTTTCTTCTTCTAGCAGAGGTTACAAGCCGTTGCAATGACATCGATGGATTTCTTAGAGCTTTAGAAAAGTTTGGATTTAAGCTTTTGAAGAAGAACGTAGAAAATacacattttttctttgctgcttTCAAAAAAGTATCAAGTACTGGTAATAAGGCCAAATTGCCTAAGATTTATCTTAAACCATGTTTTTATAAAAAGCGCTAA
- the LOC136035080 gene encoding uncharacterized protein LOC136035080 translates to MVFTTRIVPASFSSGRLTPVPKKNKLLNECSSYHPITVTTTFCKIFETLIMPELTHKCYMPPYQFGFQKSLGCAQALAALSSILIDADKSGDSLVLGSHDVSHAFDSLIYAQILLDLYKRGVDTSAIRALYDMYNHLTLVIRLPDGTITRFVIPVRPGVIQGALTSPVAFNNCILNAQSSAVPSCILKGIDVSLITYADDIFNPSRTVQSFERNFAILSKEYAKN, encoded by the coding sequence ATGGTGTTCACAACTAGAATAGTTCCAGCCTCATTCTCTTCTGGTCGTCTTACTCCTGttccaaaaaagaacaaattgcTGAATGAGTGTTCTTCATATCACCCTATTACAGTTACTACTACTTtctgcaagatttttgaaacactcATAATGCCAGAACTTACACATAAATGCTACATGCCGCCATATCAGTTTGGCTTCCAAAAAAGCCTAGGATGTGCCCAGGCACTTGCTGCACTATCGTCAATACTTATAGATGCTGATAAGTCTGGTGATTCGCTCGTCCTAGGGAGTCATGATGTAAGCCACGCTTTCGACTCTCTGATTTACGCACAAATTCTCCTTGATCTATATAAACGTGGAGTTGACACGTCTGCCATTCGTGCTTTGTATGATATGTATAACCATCTTACTCTTGTAATCAGGCTACCTGATGGGACCATAACACGTTTCGTTATTCCAGTCCGTCCAGGCGTCATACAGGGTGCCCTTACCTCTCCAGTTGCCTTCAATAACTGTATCCTGAACGCCCAATCCAGCGCAGTTCCTTCGTGTATTTTAAAAGGGATTGATGTGTCACTTATCACTtatgcagatgatatttttaaccccAGTCGAACAGTACAGTCGTTCGAaaggaattttgctattttaagtaaGGAATATGCTAAAAATTAA
- the LOC136035102 gene encoding craniofacial development protein 2-like yields the protein MGSMNQSRITTASGETDEPSDWMMMMMTANGSNIEHTTAYGEADEHATAYGEANEHATAYGEADDHNRPMTTPGRDEDTLRLISTKTVLNIGTLNTQTLAKPGKMDLLLRELNRYKWDLVGLSEIHLPRTGEETISGTSLLLSGRTDGTHRQGVGFILSPTTKKALIFFTPVSERIATIRLKGSVSNLTIIQVYAPDSARSDEECEQFYFQLQSVTDQTPKKDMLIVMGNFNAITGNDQIDRRDVMGPHGHGRLNGRGERLISFCRENDLYITNTAFKHRHRRKVTWRSPDGVTENMIDYVLISKRWKSSIMDTVSLPGADFDSDHSLLMSKLKLRLNPKTTRIPRFRTELLRDPIKKAPIPPAYRQNSELF from the coding sequence ATGGGCTCTATGAATCAAAGCAGAATTACTACCGCGTCCGGGGAAACCGACGAACCTAGCGACtggatgatgatgatgatgacgGCAAATGGAAGTAATATTGAACATACTACCGCGTACGGGGAAGCCGACGAACATGCTACCGCGTACGGGGAAGCCAACGAACATGCTACCGCGTACGGGGAAGCCGACGATCATAATAGGCCTATGACGACCCCCGGACGGGATGAGGATACCCTGCGACTCATCTCTACTAAAACTGTACTCAACATAGGAACACTCAACACCCAGACTTTAGCCAAACCAGGAAAAATGGATCTACTACTGAGAGAACTAAACCGATACAAGTGGGACTTAGTCGGGCTATCTGAGATACACCTCCCCCGAACCGGTGAAGAAACTATCTCTGGAACCTCCCTCCTACTCTCGGGACGCACCGATGGCACTCACAGACAGGGTGTTGGATTCATCCTCTCACCAACTACAAAAAAGGCGCTGATCTTCTTCACGCCCGTATCAGAAAGGATAGCAACCATTAGACTAAAGGGATCCGTGTCAAACCTTACCATCATCCAGGTATATGCTCCTGACTCTGCTCGAAGCGATGAAGAATGCGAACAGTTCTACTTTCAACTTCAAAGTGTCACCGACCAAACACCAAAGAAAGATATGCTCATCGTCATGGGCAACTTCAACGCTATCACGGGCAACGATCAAATTGATCGGAGAGATGTAATGGGACCGCACGGCCATGGCCGACTGAACGGAAGAGGTGAAAGGCTAATTAGTTTCTGTAGAGAAAACGACCTGTATATAACTAACACCGCCTTTAAACACAGACACCGCCGTAAGGTCACCTGGAGATCCCCCGACGGAGTAACTGAAAACATGATAGACTATGTGCTGATATCTAAACGCTGGAAGTCCTCAATAATGGATACTGTATCCCTTCCTGGTGCAGACTTTGATTCGGATCACTCACTCCTGATGTCCAAACTCAAGCTAAGACTGAACCCTAAGACGACAAGAATCCCTAGATTCCGGACAGAGCTGCTTCGCGACCCCATAAAAAAGGCGCCTATACCACCAGCCTATCGTCAAAATTCCGAGCTATTCTAG